A portion of the Candida dubliniensis CD36 chromosome R, complete sequence genome contains these proteins:
- a CDS encoding homoserine o-acetyltransferase, putative (Similar to S. cerevisiae MET2) has protein sequence MTYKDVTEEQLQTNPYVKLVPGQTIVEIPEYTLECGETLHNFPVAYKTWGKLNETADNALVICHALSGSSDVDDWWGELLGTDRAFDPSRFLIICINFLGSPYGSCSPVTIDKSTGKPYGPSFPLVTFKDDVKIQRLILDSLNVKRLAAVVGGSMGGMLALEYSAIYNNTGYVQKVVALATAARTSAWCISWNETQRQCIFSDPFYDDGYYYETGNKPDSGLSAARMAALLTYRSRNSFESRFGRKLGKRSPSDGSASPRTKHEEHSLLHNDGSKLVNGAPVNEKYPPTYFSAQSYMRYNGSKFINRFDANCYIAISRKLDTNDLSRGRVEAPNDANGDPLVHVLKGLSTPTLVIGIESDHLFTITEQKLLADNIPNAIFETLDSEEGHDAFLLEFEKINSFITSFLNN, from the coding sequence ATGACATACAAAGACGTGACAGAAGAACAGTTGCAAACTAATCCATATGTTAAGCTTGTACCGGGTCAAACCATAGTTGAGATCCCTGAATACACATTAGAGTGTGGCGAGACATTACACAATTTTCCTGTTGCCTATAAGACCTGGGGTAAGTTGAATGAGACTGCTGATAACGCATTAGTGATATGCCATGCATTGAGCGGGTCTTCTGATGTTGACGATTGGTGGGGAGAGTTACTTGGAACTGATAGAGCATTTGATCCTTCTCggtttttgattatttgtaTAAATTTCCTTGGATCGCCTTATGGGTCTTGCTCACCAGTTACAATCGACAAGAGCACCGGAAAACCTTACGGACCTTCATTCCCATTGGTAACATTTAAGGATGATGTTAAAATACAGAGATTGATATTGGATTCATTGAATGTCAAACGGTTAGCTGCTGTGGTGGGAGGATCCATGGGAGGAATGTTGGCACTAGAATACCTGGCAATATATAACAACACTGGATACGTGCAGAAAGTAGTTGCATTGGCTACTGCTGCTCGGACTTCAGCTTGGTGTATATCTTGGAATGAAACACAGAGACAATGTATTTTCAGTGATCCTTTTTATGATGACGGTTACTACTATGAAACCGGAAATAAGCCAGATTCTGGATTAAGTGCAGCAAGAATGGCAGCCTTGCTTACTTATCGTTCTAGAAATTCTTTTGAAAGTAGATTTGGCAGAAAGTTAGGTAAGAGATCTCCTAGTGATGGTAGTGCCAGTCCTAGAACTAAACATGAGGAGCATTCTTTATTGCATAATGATGGATCAAAGCTTGTCAATGGGGCTCCTGTAAACGAAAAATACCCACCAACTTATTTTTCAGCGCAATCATATATGCGTTATAACGGCtccaaatttatcaatagaTTTGATGCCAATTGTTACATAGCCATCAGTCGGAAATTAGATACTAATGATCTTTCTCGTGGTCGAGTCGAAGCACCCAACGATGCTAATGGTGATCCATTGGTTCATGTTTTAAAGGGTCTTTCAACACCTACTTTGGTCATAGGAATTGAATCAGATCATCTTTTCACAATTACTGAACAAAAGCTTTTAGCTGATAATATCCCAAATGCTATATTTGAGACATTGGATAGTGAGGAAGGACACGATGCATTTTTGTTAGAGTTTGAGAAGATAAATAGTTTCATCACCAGTTTTTTGAATAACTGA